The following are encoded together in the Triticum dicoccoides isolate Atlit2015 ecotype Zavitan chromosome 6B, WEW_v2.0, whole genome shotgun sequence genome:
- the LOC119320779 gene encoding DNA replication licensing factor MCM5-like codes for MEFKEFAQRPDAYAKICSMIGPSIYGHGDVKKAIACLLFGGSKKRLPDGVRLRGDIHALLLGDPSTAKSQFLKFVEKTAPIAVYTFGKGSSAAGLTASVTRDSNSREFYLEGGAMVLADGGVVCIDEFDKMRPEDSIWDKQVCFGTRVFVVI; via the exons ATGGAATTCAAAGAATTTGCGCAGAGGCCGGATGCATATGCCAAGATTTGTTCAATGATTGGCCCTTCAATTTATGGTCATGGTGATGTCAAGAAAGCTATTGCGTGCCTCTTGTTTGGGGGATCAAAGAAG AGGCTACCAGATGGTGTCCGTTTGAGAGGGGACATTCATGCCTTGCTTTTGGGTGATCCATCCACAGCAAAATCCCAG TTTCTGAAGTTTGTAGAGAAGACTGCACCAATTGCAGTCTATACCTTTGGAAAAGGTTCATCTGCAGCCGGTCTTACAGCATCTGTAACCCGGGATAGTAACTCG CGTGAGTTTTATTTGGAAGGAGGGGCCATGGTGCTGGCTGATGGTGGAGTAGTTTGTATTGATGAATTTGACAAAATGAGGCCTGAAGACAG CATCTGGGACAAACAAGTATGTTTTGGAACCAGAGTTTTTGTTGTTATCTAG